The Gimibacter soli genome includes a region encoding these proteins:
- a CDS encoding TonB-dependent receptor, whose translation MIRVQRTLPARLLLAGASATALASGMPAIAQDTTGDEEALTIDTIVVTARRRDESIVEVPIAVSTFDADKLDMRGALDITALQRNTPNLTLQVSRGTNSTLTAFIRGVGQQDPLWGFEPGVGLYVDDIYIARPQGAILDIFDIERIEVLRGPQGTLYGRNTIGGAVKYVTRRLGQEPTFKVRTNLGNYEQRDLVASGSVPLGDKVALGAAIGWYNRDGYGTNHFTGAETNNKKSFAARLTLEATPSENLFFRLSADRTDDDSNANHGHREAAVPADWAVLPAVLPGYSPSAQPVPAGAFPVQANKYDTWAGLGDDNEVITQGLSGLVEWTLSDSLVFKSITAYRDGVTHGTGIDFDGTPAPILDISAGGSVYDDHQFSQELQLVIQRESWSGILGAYYLDALATGQYDTVLGIGAAAIPGVPTPHLTQGTSGEVDTKSIALFGDFDFDLGERWNLSLGGRWTRDKKEGTVFKANYLGLGSPISGATSSILIQTLTDYTRELTFEEFTPRVSLSYALADDMNVYAAYSRGFKSGGFDMRGDATATPATQEGYEPETVDSFEIGLKGNVLDGRLSFAGAIFHTLYDGQQVTSQQVNQSGTGVVSFVDNVGSSTINGAELEATAWFSNAFSVDFALGYVDAKFDEYLAYAPVGGSYVQVDVADQRQFQNTPEWNGNVALNYTVDMDTRGTLALRGALSFRSSINMFETPVPAIDQPAYELLDASIVWTAANEKWRVGIHGRNLTNERYRTGAYNFPGLAFGDSIIGFYGAPRTIFASIEYRY comes from the coding sequence ATGATCAGGGTTCAACGGACTCTGCCGGCGCGGCTTCTGCTCGCCGGCGCTTCGGCAACGGCACTTGCCTCCGGCATGCCGGCCATTGCACAGGATACAACGGGCGACGAAGAGGCGCTCACCATCGATACCATCGTTGTTACGGCCCGGCGCCGCGACGAATCGATTGTCGAGGTGCCGATTGCCGTCAGCACCTTCGACGCCGACAAACTGGATATGCGCGGGGCGCTGGATATCACCGCCCTGCAACGCAACACGCCGAACCTGACACTGCAGGTTTCGCGCGGCACCAATTCCACCCTCACCGCCTTCATCCGCGGCGTGGGCCAGCAGGATCCCCTGTGGGGCTTCGAGCCCGGCGTCGGCCTTTATGTGGACGATATCTATATCGCCCGCCCGCAAGGCGCGATTCTCGACATTTTCGATATCGAACGGATCGAAGTGCTGCGCGGGCCCCAGGGCACGCTTTATGGCCGCAACACCATAGGCGGTGCGGTCAAATATGTCACCCGGCGGCTGGGGCAGGAGCCGACCTTCAAGGTCCGCACCAACCTTGGCAATTACGAACAGCGCGATCTCGTGGCCTCGGGCTCGGTGCCCCTTGGCGACAAGGTGGCACTGGGTGCCGCGATCGGCTGGTATAACCGCGATGGCTATGGCACCAACCATTTCACGGGCGCCGAAACCAACAACAAGAAGTCGTTCGCAGCTCGCCTCACCCTTGAGGCAACGCCCAGCGAAAACCTCTTCTTCCGCCTGAGCGCGGACCGCACAGACGACGATTCGAACGCCAACCATGGCCACCGCGAAGCGGCTGTCCCTGCTGATTGGGCCGTGTTGCCAGCTGTTCTGCCGGGCTACAGCCCCTCGGCCCAGCCGGTGCCAGCGGGTGCCTTCCCGGTGCAGGCCAACAAGTATGACACGTGGGCCGGCCTCGGCGACGATAACGAGGTCATCACCCAAGGGCTTTCGGGCCTTGTCGAATGGACGCTGAGCGACAGCCTCGTCTTCAAGTCGATCACCGCCTACCGCGACGGCGTGACCCACGGCACCGGTATCGATTTCGACGGCACCCCTGCCCCGATCCTCGATATCAGTGCGGGCGGCTCGGTTTACGATGACCACCAGTTTTCGCAGGAACTGCAGCTGGTGATCCAGCGCGAAAGCTGGAGCGGTATCCTCGGCGCCTATTATCTGGATGCACTGGCAACCGGGCAATATGACACCGTGCTCGGCATTGGCGCTGCCGCCATTCCGGGCGTGCCGACCCCGCACCTCACGCAAGGCACCAGCGGCGAGGTGGATACCAAATCCATCGCGCTCTTTGGTGATTTCGACTTCGACCTTGGCGAGCGCTGGAACCTGTCACTCGGTGGTCGCTGGACCCGCGACAAGAAGGAAGGCACCGTCTTCAAGGCCAACTATCTGGGCCTTGGCTCGCCGATCTCGGGGGCGACCTCGAGCATCCTGATCCAGACGCTGACCGACTATACCCGCGAGCTGACCTTCGAGGAATTCACCCCGCGCGTCAGCCTTTCCTATGCCCTTGCCGATGATATGAATGTCTATGCCGCCTATAGCCGCGGCTTCAAATCGGGCGGGTTCGACATGCGGGGCGACGCCACCGCAACCCCGGCGACGCAAGAAGGCTACGAGCCTGAAACGGTCGATTCCTTCGAAATCGGCCTCAAGGGCAATGTGCTGGATGGCCGGCTTTCCTTCGCCGGTGCCATCTTCCACACCCTGTATGACGGCCAGCAGGTGACAAGCCAGCAGGTGAACCAATCGGGCACCGGCGTCGTCAGCTTTGTCGACAACGTCGGCTCTTCCACCATTAACGGCGCCGAGCTTGAGGCGACAGCCTGGTTCTCCAACGCCTTCAGTGTCGATTTCGCGCTCGGCTATGTGGACGCCAAGTTTGACGAATATCTGGCCTATGCCCCGGTTGGTGGCAGCTATGTGCAAGTGGATGTGGCCGACCAGCGCCAGTTCCAGAACACGCCGGAATGGAACGGCAACGTTGCCCTCAACTACACCGTCGATATGGACACCCGCGGCACGCTGGCGCTGCGCGGCGCCCTGTCGTTCCGCAGCTCGATCAATATGTTCGAGACACCCGTACCGGCCATCGACCAGCCGGCTTACGAGCTTCTGGACGCCAGCATTGTCTGGACGGCGGCCAACGAGAAATGGCGGGTCGGCATCCATGGCCGCAACCTGACAAACGAACGCTACAGGACCGGCGCCTATAACTTCCCGGGCCTCGCCTTCGGGGATTCGATTATCGGCTTCTACGGTGCGCCGCGCACCATCTTTGCCTCGATCGAGTATCGCTACTGA
- the arfB gene encoding alternative ribosome rescue aminoacyl-tRNA hydrolase ArfB, translating into MIEITDTIGLDEAEISFTFIRAGGPGGQNVNKVSSAAQLRFDARHSPSLPPYVRARLEKLAGSKLTTAGEIVITANRFRTQDANREDATNRLIEMIKAASIKQKYRVPTKASKAQKKKRLEAKGHRSGIKAMRRGPARDD; encoded by the coding sequence ATGATAGAAATCACCGACACGATAGGGCTCGACGAGGCCGAAATCAGCTTCACTTTCATCCGCGCCGGCGGGCCCGGCGGGCAGAATGTGAACAAGGTTTCCTCTGCGGCACAGCTCAGGTTCGACGCGCGCCATTCGCCGTCGCTGCCGCCCTATGTGCGGGCACGGCTTGAAAAACTGGCGGGATCGAAGCTGACAACAGCGGGCGAGATTGTCATCACCGCCAATCGCTTCCGCACGCAGGATGCCAACCGCGAGGATGCGACAAACCGTTTGATCGAGATGATCAAGGCGGCATCGATCAAACAGAAATACCGTGTGCCCACCAAGGCCTCGAAGGCGCAGAAGAAGAAGCGGCTGGAAGCCAAAGGGCACCGCTCCGGCATCAAGGCGATGCGGCGCGGCCCGGCGCGGGACGACTGA
- a CDS encoding TonB-dependent receptor, which yields MRHAARGTVGLLSAALVSSHAFADTADAKKNPKNDDIEEVLVEGRQAGSNPYADPMAPYKIDRSASSKLTQSILDAAKSITVLPKELIDDTGTSTFRDLMRIQPGVTLGTGEGGNAFGDRVFIRGFDARNDIYIDGVRDPGVTSRETFAVEQIEIFKGPSSAFGGRGTTGGAISMISKAPQAKDFGDVEVTVGTDDTKRVTADVNRQLSDKLAVRVNGMYHDSETAGRDEVFNERWGVAAAAAYQMNESVELGLDYYHLETDGLPDWGVPYDVANNEPFKVDRNNFYGLVNRDFHKNNIDIVTGQIRAELSDGKVLKSVLRYGHTWNGYVVSAPERPVTTDPDPANWTVSASPKNRNQTNKYLVNQTDLTWKSGFGGVEHTFVGGFEFSKEKIHNNPYGFLDSEDPSTGGAPTPGSTSVSQNLWNPDPHLPWDLFAVPGTSYTESEISTKAFFLIDTIELNDQWQVFGGLRFDDFGIDYTSIGGRGGDMQLRSDDNFFNWHAGVTYKPAENGNVYVSIGSSSNPPGEQVDGGGAAYGGISGSSQSIDAERNMNYELGTKWAVFDEHFLVSAALFRIEKTAGRSVTGSGSSEVTTLNGEQRVDGFEIGLSGNVTEKLSLFGGVTLLDTEILASDNEVEIGSKLPNVAETSATLLAKYQATERFSFGGTAVYASKIYGGTTYVGTTYLPSHWRFDAFAHFELKEGVEISLNVQNLTDKVYYDSLYRSSAPFTYIAPGRSATVTLDIDF from the coding sequence GTGCGCCATGCAGCGCGCGGCACGGTTGGCCTTCTCTCGGCCGCTCTCGTAAGCTCCCACGCCTTCGCTGACACGGCGGACGCGAAGAAAAACCCGAAGAATGACGATATCGAGGAAGTTCTGGTCGAAGGCCGTCAGGCCGGCTCGAACCCCTATGCCGACCCGATGGCGCCCTACAAGATCGACCGTTCGGCTTCCTCGAAGCTGACGCAATCGATTCTTGATGCGGCCAAATCGATCACCGTGCTGCCGAAAGAGCTGATCGACGATACCGGCACCAGCACCTTCCGCGACCTGATGCGCATCCAGCCGGGTGTCACGCTCGGTACCGGCGAGGGCGGCAACGCTTTCGGTGACCGCGTCTTCATCCGCGGTTTCGATGCCCGCAACGACATTTATATCGATGGCGTTCGCGATCCGGGCGTTACCTCGCGCGAGACCTTCGCGGTCGAGCAGATCGAAATCTTCAAGGGCCCGAGTTCGGCCTTTGGCGGTCGTGGCACCACCGGCGGCGCCATTTCGATGATCTCGAAAGCCCCGCAAGCCAAGGATTTCGGCGACGTTGAAGTGACTGTCGGCACCGACGACACCAAGCGCGTGACGGCTGACGTGAACCGCCAGCTGAGCGACAAGCTCGCGGTGCGCGTCAATGGCATGTATCACGACAGCGAAACCGCAGGCCGTGACGAGGTCTTCAACGAGCGCTGGGGTGTGGCCGCTGCTGCCGCCTACCAGATGAACGAATCCGTTGAGCTCGGCCTCGATTATTATCACCTTGAAACCGACGGCCTGCCGGATTGGGGCGTGCCCTATGACGTGGCCAACAACGAGCCCTTCAAGGTGGATCGCAACAATTTCTACGGCCTTGTGAACCGCGACTTCCACAAGAACAATATCGACATCGTGACCGGCCAGATCCGCGCTGAGCTGAGCGACGGCAAGGTGCTGAAGAGCGTCCTGCGTTACGGCCACACCTGGAACGGTTATGTGGTCTCGGCGCCCGAACGCCCGGTGACCACCGATCCCGATCCGGCCAACTGGACCGTATCGGCAAGCCCGAAGAACCGGAACCAGACGAACAAATATCTCGTCAACCAGACGGACCTGACCTGGAAATCCGGTTTCGGCGGCGTCGAGCACACGTTTGTGGGCGGCTTCGAATTCTCGAAAGAGAAAATCCACAACAACCCCTACGGTTTCCTCGATTCCGAAGACCCGTCCACGGGCGGTGCGCCGACCCCCGGCAGCACTTCGGTTTCGCAGAATCTGTGGAACCCCGATCCGCACCTGCCGTGGGACCTTTTCGCGGTTCCGGGCACGTCCTACACCGAATCCGAAATCTCCACGAAGGCCTTCTTCCTGATCGACACGATCGAGCTGAACGACCAGTGGCAGGTCTTCGGCGGGCTGCGTTTCGATGACTTCGGCATCGATTACACCAGCATCGGCGGCCGCGGCGGCGACATGCAGCTTCGCAGCGACGACAACTTCTTCAACTGGCATGCAGGCGTGACCTACAAGCCCGCTGAAAACGGCAACGTCTATGTCTCCATCGGCTCCTCCTCGAACCCGCCGGGCGAGCAGGTGGACGGCGGCGGTGCGGCCTATGGCGGCATCTCCGGCAGCAGCCAGAGCATCGATGCCGAACGCAACATGAACTACGAGCTTGGCACCAAATGGGCCGTGTTCGACGAGCATTTCCTGGTGAGCGCCGCGCTCTTCCGTATCGAGAAAACGGCGGGCCGCTCGGTCACCGGTTCGGGCTCGTCGGAAGTCACCACGCTCAACGGCGAACAGCGCGTTGACGGTTTCGAAATCGGCCTTTCGGGCAATGTGACCGAAAAGCTCAGCCTGTTTGGCGGCGTCACCCTTCTTGATACCGAAATCCTTGCGTCCGATAACGAAGTAGAGATCGGCTCCAAACTGCCGAACGTGGCGGAGACGAGCGCCACGCTCCTTGCCAAATATCAGGCAACCGAGCGCTTCAGCTTCGGCGGTACGGCGGTGTATGCGAGCAAGATTTATGGCGGCACCACCTATGTCGGCACCACCTATCTGCCCTCGCACTGGCGCTTCGATGCCTTCGCGCATTTCGAGCTGAAGGAAGGCGTGGAAATCTCGCTGAATGTGCAGAACCTGACCGACAAGGTCTATTACGACAGCCTGTATCGCAGCAGCGCGCCCTTCACCTATATCGCGCCGGGCCGCTCGGCTACTGTGACGCTCGACATCGACTTCTGA
- a CDS encoding LysE/ArgO family amino acid transporter — translation MTDIFSTFANGFAITAALIMAIGAQNMFVLRQGLQREHVGPIVLFCVVSDGILISAGVAGMGAALELVPGLSLFLSLGGACFLGWYGAVAFRRAATSSSMQVAGGGGKTLVAALAGAAGFTFLNPHVYLDTVLLMGAVSSTIAEQLRPVFVAGALTASVIWFTALGFGARFLSPLFARPAAWKILDILVGTMMVTMAIGLLVHAFDLA, via the coding sequence ATGACCGATATCTTTTCAACATTCGCCAACGGCTTTGCCATCACCGCCGCCCTCATCATGGCAATCGGGGCCCAGAATATGTTCGTGCTGCGGCAGGGCTTGCAGCGTGAACATGTAGGGCCGATCGTCCTTTTCTGTGTGGTGTCCGACGGCATCCTGATCAGCGCCGGAGTGGCCGGCATGGGGGCAGCGCTTGAGCTTGTCCCCGGCCTGTCGCTGTTCCTGTCGCTCGGCGGCGCCTGCTTCCTTGGCTGGTACGGGGCCGTTGCCTTTCGCCGGGCGGCGACATCAAGCTCGATGCAGGTTGCGGGCGGCGGGGGCAAAACGCTTGTCGCAGCCCTCGCCGGAGCCGCCGGCTTCACCTTCCTCAACCCGCATGTCTATCTGGATACAGTGCTGCTGATGGGTGCGGTGAGTTCAACGATTGCGGAGCAGTTGCGGCCCGTGTTCGTGGCAGGCGCGCTGACGGCCAGCGTCATCTGGTTCACAGCCCTCGGCTTCGGGGCGCGTTTCCTGTCGCCCCTCTTCGCCCGGCCTGCCGCCTGGAAGATCCTTGATATTTTGGTCGGCACCATGATGGTGACCATGGCAATCGGGCTGCTGGTCCACGCCTTCGATCTGGCTTGA
- a CDS encoding LysR family transcriptional regulator ArgP, whose amino-acid sequence MLDYASLSALAAIVREGSFERAAAALGVTPSAISQRLKLLEERLGTVLVVREQPCRATAVGARLCAHVEQVRLMESEMVGELPSILGQQVEERPVIRIAVNSDSLNTWFPAALTSFSEKTGALFDLVLEDEGHTAERLRSGEVLAAVTADPTPVQGCRTVALGALRYLAVANPAYVARHFPNGVDEASLQAAPVLRYDRMDHLQARWAKDYCGVDLASPRHWVPSTQAFIDLTLAGFAWGMNPEMLAAPYVKSGRLVELLPGKVTEVRLYWQASRVGARLLEALTGDVQRAARKVLRQE is encoded by the coding sequence GTGCTTGATTATGCGTCCCTCTCCGCCCTTGCGGCGATTGTGCGTGAAGGCAGCTTCGAGCGCGCGGCGGCTGCCCTTGGCGTAACGCCCTCTGCCATATCGCAGCGATTGAAGCTCCTTGAGGAACGCCTTGGCACCGTGCTGGTGGTGCGGGAGCAGCCATGCCGCGCCACGGCGGTGGGTGCGCGGCTTTGTGCCCATGTCGAGCAGGTCCGCCTGATGGAAAGCGAAATGGTGGGGGAACTGCCCTCGATTCTGGGGCAGCAGGTGGAGGAACGCCCGGTCATCCGGATTGCCGTCAATTCCGACAGCCTGAACACATGGTTCCCGGCAGCGCTTACGAGCTTCTCTGAAAAGACCGGCGCACTGTTCGATCTGGTGCTGGAGGATGAGGGCCACACGGCCGAGCGGTTACGCTCGGGCGAGGTGCTGGCGGCGGTGACGGCAGACCCGACACCGGTGCAGGGTTGCCGCACCGTGGCGCTCGGCGCGCTGCGCTATCTGGCAGTGGCGAACCCCGCCTATGTCGCAAGGCATTTCCCGAACGGGGTGGATGAGGCCAGCCTGCAGGCTGCGCCGGTGCTGCGGTACGACCGGATGGATCATCTGCAGGCACGCTGGGCGAAGGACTATTGCGGAGTTGATCTGGCCTCACCTCGGCACTGGGTGCCGTCCACACAGGCCTTCATCGATCTCACCCTCGCCGGTTTCGCCTGGGGGATGAACCCCGAGATGCTGGCCGCCCCTTATGTGAAGTCCGGCCGACTGGTGGAACTGCTGCCGGGCAAGGTGACGGAGGTGCGGCTTTACTGGCAGGCGTCCCGCGTTGGCGCCCGGCTCCTGGAAGCTTTGACCGGCGACGTTCAGCGCGCTGCACGGAAGGTGTTGCGGCAGGAGTAG
- a CDS encoding Fe2+-dependent dioxygenase, translated as MLICIPDVLTPDEVKACRALLEAGDWVDGNATSGAQAARAKKNEQLKEGSAAAAKVGDVILAALAANPLFLSAALPEKIFPPLFNRYSGGQNFGTHVDNAIRRIPGTPIKMRTDLSATLFFAGADEYEGGELVIETQYGAQEVKLDAGSMVLYPSTSLHHVKPVTKGTRLCSFFWLQSMVRDGAERELLFDLDQSVQDLAAEKGLDDPTTVRLTGIYHNLVRRWAGV; from the coding sequence ATGCTGATCTGCATTCCCGATGTCCTGACCCCTGACGAGGTGAAAGCCTGCCGTGCCCTGCTGGAAGCAGGCGACTGGGTTGATGGCAACGCCACCTCGGGCGCACAGGCGGCCCGCGCCAAGAAGAATGAACAACTCAAGGAAGGCTCCGCTGCCGCTGCGAAGGTCGGCGATGTGATCCTCGCCGCGCTCGCCGCAAACCCGCTGTTTCTGTCGGCAGCCTTGCCGGAAAAGATTTTCCCGCCGCTGTTCAACCGCTATTCGGGCGGCCAGAATTTCGGCACGCATGTGGACAACGCCATCCGCCGTATCCCCGGCACGCCGATCAAAATGCGCACCGACCTTTCAGCCACGCTCTTCTTCGCGGGCGCAGACGAATATGAAGGCGGCGAACTGGTGATCGAAACGCAGTACGGTGCGCAGGAGGTGAAGCTCGATGCGGGCTCGATGGTCCTGTACCCGTCCACCAGCCTCCATCATGTGAAGCCGGTGACCAAAGGCACGCGCCTTTGCAGCTTCTTCTGGCTACAAAGCATGGTCCGCGACGGCGCCGAGCGGGAACTGCTGTTCGATCTCGACCAGTCCGTGCAGGACCTCGCCGCCGAGAAGGGCCTTGATGACCCGACAACCGTGCGGCTCACCGGGATTTACCACAATCTGGTGCGCCGCTGGGCGGGGGTGTGA
- a CDS encoding TetR/AcrR family transcriptional regulator codes for MAAVSTAKKQPVRRRQADRREESRERILDAAEELLARRGYDGVTMREIASASATDTSLLHYYFNTKAGLFDAVIARRAGIVNETRQVSLDAYAAGHAGKMTAEGVVRAYLEPTFRFMMSGEPGFLNYGALIAKLNSTAMGGDVDTTHTPFDPVVRRLVEMLAEVRPDVKEADIYWFYHLMSGAISLSLAQTGRIDVLSGGQCRSGDFAAILDRMTRVFGEGFKSLGKLA; via the coding sequence ATGGCGGCAGTATCAACCGCAAAGAAACAACCGGTGCGGCGCCGGCAGGCGGACCGGCGCGAGGAATCGCGGGAGCGTATTCTGGACGCTGCCGAGGAGCTGCTGGCACGGCGCGGCTATGACGGGGTCACGATGCGCGAGATTGCCTCGGCTTCGGCGACCGATACGTCGCTTCTGCACTATTATTTCAACACCAAGGCCGGGCTTTTCGATGCCGTGATTGCCCGCCGGGCCGGGATTGTGAACGAAACCCGGCAGGTATCGCTCGATGCCTATGCTGCAGGCCATGCGGGCAAGATGACGGCCGAGGGCGTGGTGCGGGCCTATCTGGAGCCGACCTTCCGTTTCATGATGTCGGGCGAGCCGGGTTTTCTGAACTATGGTGCGCTGATCGCCAAGCTGAACAGCACGGCGATGGGCGGCGATGTGGATACGACCCACACGCCGTTCGATCCCGTGGTGCGGCGGCTGGTGGAGATGCTGGCCGAGGTGCGCCCGGATGTGAAGGAAGCCGATATCTATTGGTTCTATCACCTGATGTCGGGTGCGATTTCCCTGTCGCTGGCGCAAACGGGCCGTATCGATGTGTTGTCAGGCGGGCAGTGCCGGTCCGGCGATTTTGCCGCAATCCTTGACCGCATGACCCGTGTGTTCGGCGAAGGCTTCAAGTCGCTCGGCAAGCTGGCCTGA